Proteins from a single region of Corvus hawaiiensis isolate bCorHaw1 chromosome 6, bCorHaw1.pri.cur, whole genome shotgun sequence:
- the LRRC4C gene encoding leucine-rich repeat-containing protein 4C encodes MLNKMTLHPQQIMIGPRFNRALFDPLLVVLLALQLLVVAGLVRAQTCPSVCSCSNQFSKVICVRKNLRDVPDGISTNTRLLNLHENQIQIIKVNSFKHLRHLEILQLSRNHIRTIEIGAFNGLANLNTLELFDNRLTTIPNGAFVYLSKLKELWLRNNPIESIPSYAFNRIPSLRRLDLGELKRLSYISEGAFEGLSNLRYLNLAMCNLREIPNLTPLVKLDELDLSGNHLTAIRPGSFQGLMHLQKLWMIQSQIQVIERNAFDNLQSLVEINLAHNNLTLLPHDLFTPLRLERIHLHHNPWNCNCDILWLSWWIKDKAPSNTACCARCHTPPSLKGRYIGELDLNYFTCYAPVIVEPPADLNVTEGMAAEMKCRASTSLTSVSWITPNGSVMTHGAYRVRIAVLSDGTLNFTKVTVQDTGLYTCMVSNSVGNTTASATLNVTALDNPGYTYFSTVTVETVEPSQDEAQTTEQVGPTPVTNWETINMTTSLTPQSTRSTEKTFTIPVTDANNGIPGIDEVMKTTKIIIGCFVAITLMAAVMLVIFYKMRKQHHRQNHHAPTRTVEIINVDDELTGDTPIESHLPMPAIEHEHLNHYNSYKSPFNHTTTVNTINSIHSSVHEPLLIRMNSKDNVQETQI; translated from the coding sequence ATGTTGAACAAGATGACCTTACATCCACAGCAGATAATGATAGGTCCTAGGTTTAACAGGGCCCTATTTGACCCCCTGCTTGTGGTGCTGTTGGCTCTTCAGCTTCTTGTGGTGGCTGGTCTAGTGAGGGCTCAGACTTGCCCTTCtgtctgctcctgcagcaaCCAGTTCAGTAAAGTGATTTGTGTACGGAAAAATCTGAGAGACGTGCCAGACGGCATCTCCACCAACACCCGGCTACTCAATCTCCATGAGAACCAGATCCAAATCATTAAAGTTAATAGCTTCAAGCATCTGAGGCACCTAGAAATCCTGCAGCTCAGTAGGAATCACATCAGAACAATTGAAATAGGGGCTTTCAATGGTCTGGCCAATCTCAACACTTTGGAACTCTTTGACAATCGTCTGACCACTATCCCAAATGGGGCTTTTGTATACCTGTCAAAACTGAAGGAACTGTGGTTGAGAAACAACCCCATTGAGAGCATCCCTTCTTATGCTTTTAACAGAATCCCTTCTCTCCGGAGgttggatttgggggaattGAAAAGGCTTTCATACATCTCAGAAGGTGCCTTTGAAGGTCTGTCCAACTTGAGGTATTTGAACCTTGCCATGTGCAATCTTCGAGAGATTCCTAACCTTACTCCGCTTGTAAAACTGGATGAGTTAGATCTTTCTGGGAATCACCTGACTGCCATCCGGCCAGGTTCTTTCCAAGGGTTAATGCATCTTCAGAAATTGTGGATGATACAGTCCCAGATTCAAGTGATAGAAAGGAATGCTTTTGATAACCTTCAGTCACTTGTAGAGATCAACCTGGCACACAACAATTTAACACTACTGCCTCATGACCTGTTCACACCACTCCGCCTAGAAAGGATCCACTTGCATCACAATCCTTGGAACTGCAACTGTGATATCCTTTGGCTCAGCTGGTGGATTAAAGACAAGGCACCCTCCAATACTGCATGCTGTGCCCGTTGCCACACACCTCCCAGTTTAAAAGGAAGGTACATTGGTGAGCTGGACCTGAATTACTTCACATGTTATGCTCCAGTCATAGTGGAGCCGCCAGCAGACCTCAACGTCACGGAAGGCATGGCTGCAGAGATGAAATGCCGGGCATCAACCTCCCTGACCTCTGTATCTTGGATTACTCCAAATGGATCTGTAATGACGCATGGGGCATACAGAGTTCGGATTGCTGTGCTCAGCGATGGCACATTAAATTTTACAAAGGTAACTGTGCAAGACACGGGTTTGTACACATGCATGGTGAGTAACTCTGTTGGGAATACCACAGCTTCTGCCACGCTGAATGTGACTGCCCTGGATAACCCTGGTTACACGTACTTTTCAACCGTCACAGTAGAGACTGTGGAACCTTCTCAGGATGAGGCACAGACCACAGAGCAGGTTGGGCCCACACCAGTTACCAACTGGGAAACCATTAACATGACAACCTCACTCACTCCACAGAGCACAAGATCAACAGAAAAAACGTTCACCATTCCTGTGACGGACGCAAACAACGGGATCCCGGGAATAGATGAGGTTATGAAGACTACCAAAATCATAATTGGTTGTTTTGTGGCTATCACTCTCATGGCTGCTGTGATGCTGGTAATTTTCTACAAAATGAGGAAACAGCATCATCGGCAGAACCATCATGCTCCAACACGGACTGTAGAGATCATTAATGTGGATGATGAGCTTACAGGTGACACACCCATAGAGAGTCATTTGCCCATGCCAGCAATAGAGCATGAGCACCTAAATCACTATAACTCTTATAAATCTCCTTTCAACCACACAACAACAGTTAACACAATAAATTCAATACACAGTTCAGTGCATGAACCGTTATTGATCCGAATGAACTCGAAAGACAATGTTCAAGAGACTCAAATCTAA